A DNA window from Bradyrhizobium barranii subsp. barranii contains the following coding sequences:
- a CDS encoding haloacid dehalogenase type II, translating to MSIKAVVFDAYGTLYEIQSVAEITEDAFPGYGEIITQIWRIKQLEYTWLRSLMRRYQDFSAVTRDSLAYTLRLLGLAYEGEAFERVIEKYLDLDLYPDAAAALAALKPRKLAILSNGSPDMLNALVRNSGLDRLLDATISVDAKKVFKPSPEAYTLIGETFGTRPDEVLFVSSNPWDVAGAKSFGLNVAWIERVTPEAMALACVENELVAPLTMYKAIRTQMDELGFAPDHRVRALSELPTVA from the coding sequence ATGAGCATCAAGGCCGTCGTCTTCGACGCTTACGGAACGCTGTACGAAATCCAGTCGGTCGCAGAGATCACCGAGGATGCTTTTCCGGGCTATGGCGAGATCATCACGCAAATCTGGCGGATCAAGCAGCTCGAATACACCTGGTTGCGCTCGCTGATGCGGCGCTACCAGGATTTTTCCGCCGTCACGCGCGACTCGCTCGCCTATACGCTGCGCCTGCTCGGCCTCGCCTACGAAGGCGAAGCGTTCGAGCGGGTGATCGAGAAATATCTGGATCTCGATCTCTATCCGGATGCAGCCGCCGCGCTTGCCGCGCTGAAGCCGCGAAAGCTCGCCATCCTCTCGAATGGCAGTCCGGACATGCTGAATGCGCTCGTGCGCAATTCCGGGCTCGACCGTCTGCTCGATGCCACCATCAGCGTGGATGCGAAGAAGGTCTTCAAGCCATCTCCAGAGGCCTACACGCTGATCGGCGAGACGTTCGGCACCAGGCCGGATGAGGTTCTGTTCGTCTCGTCCAATCCCTGGGATGTCGCCGGCGCGAAGTCGTTCGGGCTGAACGTCGCCTGGATCGAACGTGTGACGCCCGAGGCGATGGCGCTGGCTTGCGTCGAGAACGAACTCGTGGCACCGCTGACGATGTACAAGGCGATCCGGACCCAGATGGACGAGCTTGGGTTCGCGCCGGATCATCGTGTCCGCGCGCTCTCGGAACTGCCAACGGTCGCCTAA
- a CDS encoding YbaK/EbsC family protein, translating to MSLQSVRAFFAEKAPDISVIESPISSATVPLAAEAYGVEPGRIAKTLSLRIGERVILIVAAGTSRMDNKKVKAAFGGKPKMLGLEEVAEITGHEVGGVCPFGLKSPLPIYCDVSLKAFDVVVPAAGSTHSAVRITPERMAELTAAEWVDVCEHRP from the coding sequence ATGAGCCTTCAATCCGTTCGCGCCTTCTTCGCCGAGAAAGCCCCCGACATCTCCGTCATCGAATCCCCGATCAGCTCGGCCACGGTGCCGCTGGCCGCCGAAGCCTATGGCGTCGAGCCCGGCCGGATCGCCAAGACCCTGTCGTTGCGCATCGGGGAACGCGTGATCCTGATCGTCGCCGCCGGCACCTCGCGCATGGACAACAAGAAGGTCAAGGCTGCGTTCGGCGGCAAGCCGAAGATGCTGGGGCTGGAAGAGGTCGCCGAGATCACCGGCCACGAGGTCGGCGGCGTCTGCCCGTTCGGACTGAAGTCGCCGCTGCCGATTTATTGCGACGTGTCGCTGAAGGCGTTCGACGTGGTGGTGCCCGCCGCAGGCTCGACCCACAGTGCCGTACGCATCACGCCCGAGCGGATGGCGGAGCTCACCGCGGCCGAATGGGTCGACGTCTGCGAGCACAGGCCTTAA